One Natronomonas moolapensis 8.8.11 genomic region harbors:
- a CDS encoding PUA domain-containing protein: MASDIDALRTVADYQFEAGAGAALFEGDVAIQRTGSGRPQQVIAGGERVVSYGTDGRFTLGVAGGARLQRALEAPAYRVVVGDDSEPFVREERNVFAKFVRRVDPGVRPGDEVLVEHDRGDLLAVGRAELSAEAMSDFNTGMAVKVRDGRPA, encoded by the coding sequence ATGGCAAGCGACATCGACGCGCTCCGGACGGTCGCGGACTACCAGTTCGAGGCGGGCGCGGGGGCGGCGCTCTTCGAGGGCGACGTCGCCATCCAGCGGACGGGATCGGGTCGCCCACAGCAGGTCATCGCCGGCGGCGAGCGCGTCGTCTCCTACGGGACCGACGGTCGGTTCACGCTCGGCGTTGCTGGCGGCGCGCGCCTCCAGCGTGCGCTCGAGGCACCCGCCTACCGCGTCGTCGTCGGCGACGACAGCGAGCCGTTCGTCCGCGAGGAGCGAAACGTCTTCGCGAAGTTCGTCCGGCGCGTCGACCCCGGCGTGCGGCCGGGCGACGAGGTCCTCGTCGAGCACGACCGTGGCGACCTCCTCGCCGTCGGACGGGCGGAGCTGTCGGCGGAGGCGATGTCCGACTTCAACACCGGGATGGCCGTCAAAGTCCGAGACGGCCGCCCGGCGTAG
- a CDS encoding nascent polypeptide-associated complex protein, whose protein sequence is MFGGGGGLNPRKMKQMMNQMGIDLEDIDAEEVIIRTPEEELVFHDAEVQRMDAQGQQTYQVVGDPDTRPRGEAGSIEEADAGSDAEAADDAIESGFSEDDVEIVATRTGVSEAEAREALEETGDLAAAVQKLE, encoded by the coding sequence ATGTTTGGAGGAGGCGGCGGGCTGAACCCGCGCAAGATGAAGCAGATGATGAACCAGATGGGCATCGACCTCGAGGACATCGACGCCGAAGAGGTCATTATCCGCACCCCCGAGGAGGAACTCGTCTTCCACGACGCCGAGGTCCAGCGGATGGACGCCCAGGGCCAACAGACCTACCAGGTCGTCGGCGACCCCGATACCCGCCCCCGCGGCGAGGCGGGCAGCATCGAGGAAGCGGACGCCGGTAGTGACGCCGAGGCGGCCGACGACGCGATCGAAAGCGGGTTTTCCGAGGACGACGTCGAGATCGTCGCTACCCGAACCGGCGTCTCCGAGGCGGAAGCCAGGGAGGCCTTAGAGGAGACCGGCGACCTCGCGGCCGCCGTTCAGAAACTCGAGTGA
- a CDS encoding methyltransferase domain-containing protein — MLVVRGSRAFVLAPGETQETDLGVIELPADVTPGTVVETHLGEAFEVRRLRGPDLFEHLERTGAPMMPRDIGLVIGHTGVAAGDRALDAGTGTGVLAAYLGRLGVEVTTYERDAEFAAVARENMATAGVAEQIDVRTGDLTDELDAVEGGYDLLTLDTGDAAAVVERADELLAPGGFLAVYSPFVESARACVEAARSAGLADIETLETIQRRMDFDDRGSRPSTAGVGHTGYLVFARFLPDVG; from the coding sequence GTGCTCGTCGTTCGTGGCTCCCGCGCGTTCGTGCTCGCGCCGGGGGAGACTCAAGAGACGGACCTCGGCGTGATCGAACTCCCGGCCGACGTGACGCCGGGGACGGTCGTCGAGACGCATCTCGGCGAGGCCTTCGAGGTGCGGCGGCTCCGTGGCCCGGACTTGTTCGAACACCTGGAGCGCACCGGTGCGCCGATGATGCCCCGCGACATCGGACTCGTGATCGGGCACACGGGCGTCGCCGCGGGCGATCGCGCCCTCGACGCCGGGACCGGAACCGGCGTCCTCGCGGCGTATCTCGGCCGTCTCGGCGTCGAGGTGACGACCTACGAGCGCGACGCCGAGTTCGCCGCGGTCGCCCGCGAGAACATGGCGACCGCGGGCGTCGCCGAGCAAATCGACGTCAGGACCGGCGATCTGACCGACGAACTCGACGCCGTCGAGGGCGGGTACGACCTGCTCACGCTCGATACGGGCGACGCGGCGGCGGTCGTCGAGCGCGCCGACGAACTGTTGGCCCCCGGTGGCTTCCTCGCGGTGTACTCGCCGTTCGTCGAGTCGGCCCGCGCGTGCGTCGAGGCCGCCCGGTCGGCGGGCCTCGCCGACATCGAGACGCTGGAGACCATCCAGCGCCGGATGGACTTCGACGACCGCGGGTCGCGGCCCTCGACCGCGGGCGTCGGCCACACCGGCTATCTCGTCTTCGCGCGGTTCCTCCCCGACGTCGGGTAG